The following proteins are encoded in a genomic region of Brachypodium distachyon strain Bd21 chromosome 1, Brachypodium_distachyon_v3.0, whole genome shotgun sequence:
- the LOC100843749 gene encoding 50S ribosomal protein L17, chloroplastic encodes MAAFASTSPSPAISASAWRMDSLRAALPALRPSPSAAAIGAGLRPRRAARLGASASPLLRSSFVSTSSASSSVSPASLSSAASASLAFSYTSSFNVDSSFEHQLFGIDVRGRILAMRHGKRIPRLNRPPDQRKALLRGLTTQLLKHGRIKTTKPRAKAMRKYVDKMITLAKDGSLHKRRQALAYIYEKHIVHALFAEVSDRYGEREGGYTRIIPTFPRRGDNAPMAYIELV; translated from the exons atgGCGGCCTtcgcctccacctcccccTCGCCGGCCATCTCCGCCTCGGCCTGGCGCATGGACTCCCTCCGCGCCGCGCTTCCCGCTCTGCGGCCCTCCCCGTCAGCGGCGGCTATCGGCGCCGGCCTCCGCCCTCGCAGGGCGGCCCGGTTgggcgcctccgcctccccgctTCTCCGGAGCTCCTTCGTCTCCacgtcctccgcctcctcctccgtatCTCCCGCATCGCTCTCTTCCGCGGCCTCGGCGTCGCTCGCCTTCTCGTACACCTCCTCGTTCAACG TGGATTCAAGCTTTGAGCACCAATTGTTTGGTATCGATGTTCGTGGAAGGATACTAGCAATGAGGCACGGGAAACGCATTCCTAGACTCAACAGACCTCCCGATCAGCGGAAAGCACTTCTGCGTGGGCTTACCACACAGCTGTTGAAGCATGGGAGAATAAAGACTACCAAGCCAAGGGCAAAGGCAATGAGGAAGTATGTTGATAAGATGATCACGCTGGCAAAGGAtggatctcttcacaagaggAGACAGGCCCTGGCATATATTTATGAGAAGCATATAGTCCATGCTCTGTTTGCTGAGGTTTCGGACAGGTATGGGGAAAGAGAGGGGGGCTACACAAGGATCATCCCAACATTTCCAAGGCGGGGAGACAATGCACCTATGGCATACATCGAGCTTGTCTAG